The region CCGCAGGAGGAAAGGAATAATGTACAATGGAGAATGAATAATGTATAAAGCAGAAATGACATCCACCCCTTAGGATTATTCACTATCCATTTTCCATCATTCATTAGAAAATTATTCTTCATCAATTTCATACTGTTTGATTTTCCGGTATAACGTGCGCTCTGAGATACCGAGTGCCTGAGCAGCGTATTTCCGTTTGTTATTGTTACGCCGGAGGGCTTTTAATATCATTTCTTTCTCCTGGCGTTCGAGCGAGAGCGAGTCGTCTTCCTCGGTTTCGTGCGTAACATCTTCCACTTCGGTCAAGTCGTTGATATCGCCGTCAACATCATCGAAAATCTGTACGGGCGGGTGACCGCCGTAGGTTTCGGAAGGTGGTACAGCCGTTCGGGGCGTAGGGGTATCCGTTCGAATTGTACCATTGACGGCCGGTAGCAGACGCGTAATATTGGTATCGGTTAACGGCCGGTTGTCGCCATCAGGTGAAATAGAGTCGAACAGGTCTTTGTGTGCGTGCAGGATATGATCACTATCGTGTTCGTTGCCCATCAGAACATCGCGAACGAGCTTTTTCAGATCGTTCACATCCCGGCGCATGTCGAACAAAACTTTATAAAGCAGATCGCGTTCGGAGAAATTGTCGGCGCCATTTCCTCCATTAGCTTGTGGAAACAAGGCTAACGTCCGGTTGCTCTGCTGCGGTTGAGGCAGGTATTTTGACAGCGTCTCAGCTTCGATGGGTTTGTTCTGCTCCGACTCAAGGATAGACACCTGCTCAGCGATGTTCTTTAACTGACGAATATTGCCCGGAAACGGATAATTGATCAGCACTTGCTTGGCTCCTTCGGTAAGCTGAAGCGGTTTAATTCGGTAACGTTCGGCAAAATCGGTTGTGAACTTACGGAAGAGCAGCTCGATGTCGTTGCCGCGCTCGCGGAGGGGTGGAACAAAAATAGGTACCGTATTGAGCCGGTAATACAGATCTTCCCGAAATTTACCCTTCTCAACGGCTTCCATCAGATTGACGTTTGTTGCTGCCACAACCCGCACATCCGTTTTTTGTGTCTTGGATGAACCGACCCGAATAAATTCGCCATTTTCGAGTACGCGCAGGAGCCGGGCCTGGGTACCCAGAGGCATTTCGCC is a window of Spirosoma linguale DSM 74 DNA encoding:
- a CDS encoding sigma54 specific transcriptional regulator, Fis family (PFAM: sigma-54 factor interaction domain-containing protein; helix-turn-helix Fis-type; ATPase associated with various cellular activities AAA_5~SMART: AAA ATPase~KEGG: lip:LI1092 response regulator); amino-acid sequence: MNQQEIQSVKQRFGIIGNASGLNYAINVAMQVSATDLTVLITGESGSGKESFSKIIHSLSARKHGQFIAINCGAIPEGTIDSELFGHEKGSFTGAVDSRKGYFETTNGGTIFLDEIGEMPLGTQARLLRVLENGEFIRVGSSKTQKTDVRVVAATNVNLMEAVEKGKFREDLYYRLNTVPIFVPPLRERGNDIELLFRKFTTDFAERYRIKPLQLTEGAKQVLINYPFPGNIRQLKNIAEQVSILESEQNKPIEAETLSKYLPQPQQSNRTLALFPQANGGNGADNFSERDLLYKVLFDMRRDVNDLKKLVRDVLMGNEHDSDHILHAHKDLFDSISPDGDNRPLTDTNITRLLPAVNGTIRTDTPTPRTAVPPSETYGGHPPVQIFDDVDGDINDLTEVEDVTHETEEDDSLSLERQEKEMILKALRRNNNKRKYAAQALGISERTLYRKIKQYEIDEE